The genomic DNA GACCGCAGCGCTCGCCGAGGTCGATCCGTACAGGGCCGCCACGCACAACAAGGGGATCATGAACGGTGTTACAGCTCTTGTTCTCGCGACAGGCAATGATACCCGCGCTGTCGAAGCGGGAGCGCATGCATACGCCGCCAGATCAGGGCGGTACGCATCGCTATCGAGATACGAGATCGATGAGAATGGAGATCTTGTGGGCACGATAGAGCTTCCCATGGCGGTTGGGCTTGTGGGCGGGGCCACGCGTGTGCATCCCGTAGCTAGGGCGGCTGTAAGGATGCTCGGGGTGAGATCCGCGGATGAGCTCAGCAGGGTGATAGCGGCAGTCGGCCTCGCTCAGAACTTCGCGGCGCTGAGAGCTCTCGCCACAGAGGGCATCCAGCGGGGGCACATGTCGCTGCACGCAAGAAACGTCGCGCTCCAGGCGGGAGCAAGGGGAGAGATGGTGGAGATCATCGCTGAGAGGATGGCATCCGAGCGGAGGATTAACCTGGAGAGAGCATCCGAGCTTCTCAGAGAGCTGGGTGGTTCCTCTTGAGGATAGGCGTTCTGGGGCCGAGGGGCTCCTACTCGGAGATGGCTGCATCGAGGCGCTTTCCGGATGCAGAGCTTGTATACTTCGATGATATAGAGGATGTCTTCGATGCCGTGGAAAGCCATAAAGCGGATGCAGGAGTTGTACCGCTGGAGAACAGCCTGGAGGGATCTGTGGCTCTGACCCTGGATCTTCTTCTCAGTAGATCCCTCTTCATATGCGGGGAGGTCGTGATCCCGATAAGACACTGTCTTCTGGGTAGAGGAGATCCAGATAGCGTCAGAATCATACTCTCACACCCCCAGGCGCTCGCCCAGTGCAGGCAGTACATCCGGCGCAGGTATCCTGGTGTTGAGATGAGGACCACAGGGTCCACGAGCCATGCGGCCAGGCTGGCTCAGGAGTTCCCGGAGATGGCTGCGATAGCGAACCTGGAGGCTGCGAAGACATACGGTCTCAGGGTGCTGGACAGGGATATACAGGACTCGAAGAACAACATGACGAGATTTGTTGTTCTCTCCAGAGAGATGTCGAAGAGAACAGGCAATGACAAGACATCGATAGTTGTTTATCTGGAGAAGGACAGGCCCGGAGCACTTTTCGCCATCCTCAGAGAATTCGCTGTCAGGAACATCAACCTCACACGGATAGAGTCCAGACCCAGCAGGAAGGAGCTGGGGGATTACTACTTTTTCATAGACCTGGAGGGGCATGTAGAAGATGATGCTGTGCGAGAGGCGCTGGATGGCATCGAAAAGGCCGCGAACATGGTCAGGGTTCTGGGATCGTATCCGAAAGACAATACACCTTCAGAATAAGAATGTGACCGATCTTGCCTGGATAACATGCGCCGATCGGGATTCGAACCCGAGTTTAGGCGTTGGCAACGCCTAGTGATAACCGCTACACTATCGGCGCATCAGCACTGACTGCTCATGCGCTTTTAGGTTTTAAACGTTACGGGCCGTGGCTCGGATGCGTCCGAATAAGAGCTGAATTCAGAAACCTGTAGATAGCTGCTTTTGGATGGAGGAGATGCTCAAGCCTTATCCGGACAGGTTCCGTGTCTCGGATCGGATGGTGAGCTCGCCCTGGTGTTACTAAGGGTGCGGTTTGCCTGATCAGAGTCTGCAGATCATGGTGATAGAAGGTACCGATCGCAAACTCCGATCTTAGATGAGGTCACGCAAGTATATGGCCACTCAGGGTTATGAGCTAGGATTTCTAAAAACCCATCCTTTTGATATAAAATCTAGACGATACTAATCCGCTGCAACCTATACAGTTCGTAAATGAGGGAGTTGATAGAAATCCATGAGCCCCTCAGACCATCCTATCCTCCAGCTCCTCTGTGTGTCTCAGCAACGCTTACCACGGCCGCCGGAACGATCTCTCTCAGACCATCCTATCCTCCAGCTCCTCTGTGTGTAGTGGAACAAAGCTCATGTACTCCCTGACCATCTGAGGGAAGGCCCTCGCCTCCATGAACCTGAGCCCCAGCTGCTCTGCCCATCTCTGAATTCCGAGATCCTGGGATACGACTGCGGCATCGAGGTCCTTCGCGAGCAGCAGGACATCTATATCCGGGGCGCTGTCGAGTATGCCGTATCTCAGAGCCGCCCTGTACTTCTCGCGGAACTTTCTTATTATGCTCCCCACAACCTCCCTCTCGATCTCCTCCCTCATCTGCTCCCGGCCCTCGCCCGTCGCGCTGATGGAGAGACACCGCGAGACAGCCTCCCATATCGCCTCCTCTGAGACGTTCATGCCCTTGTTGATCCTGCTCCTCATGTAGTCCACGTACTCATAGAAGATCTTCGAGGGTATCTTGACCCTGTACCTGTCAGGGGTCTTTTTGACAAGCCATGTATCGATCTTCCCCAGTATGGCTATGTCACAGTTGTTGTTTCTTACGAAATCCCTTATCTCGTTGTAAACCGATGGGTATGGGACATAGCAGCTTATACCCAGATGCAGCCTCGCCTGTGCGACTCTGTGCAGGATCGCAGACATGCCCTCGCAGAGTGTGGTGCAGCCCTCGCTCTCCCACGCCTGCGAGTCTGTGAGGGCTGTGGTGTCAAAAACAAACCTCTGGCGCAACATCTGCT from Methanothrix thermoacetophila PT includes the following:
- the pheA gene encoding prephenate dehydratase, which translates into the protein MRIGVLGPRGSYSEMAASRRFPDAELVYFDDIEDVFDAVESHKADAGVVPLENSLEGSVALTLDLLLSRSLFICGEVVIPIRHCLLGRGDPDSVRIILSHPQALAQCRQYIRRRYPGVEMRTTGSTSHAARLAQEFPEMAAIANLEAAKTYGLRVLDRDIQDSKNNMTRFVVLSREMSKRTGNDKTSIVVYLEKDRPGALFAILREFAVRNINLTRIESRPSRKELGDYYFFIDLEGHVEDDAVREALDGIEKAANMVRVLGSYPKDNTPSE
- a CDS encoding RNA ligase partner protein gives rise to the protein MLRQRFVFDTTALTDSQAWESEGCTTLCEGMSAILHRVAQARLHLGISCYVPYPSVYNEIRDFVRNNNCDIAILGKIDTWLVKKTPDRYRVKIPSKIFYEYVDYMRSRINKGMNVSEEAIWEAVSRCLSISATGEGREQMREEIEREVVGSIIRKFREKYRAALRYGILDSAPDIDVLLLAKDLDAAVVSQDLGIQRWAEQLGLRFMEARAFPQMVREYMSFVPLHTEELEDRMV